A single region of the Chryseobacterium culicis genome encodes:
- a CDS encoding LA_2272 family surface repeat-containing protein: MKTRILLAAVLLFSSLIYASDSLKADSLKPRLIAASPSKNVKNVNGILFKYYDEEDHFKPKKVNGLGMGFNVMGIFLPPLMLFTLQPDHWNLNNDYVILPREKMNTINGLQLSLINMEPTVTNGLEINISSNVNTYAVTHGMSVSPFFNLHHEMKGVSVAPLANIGQKCRGIQIGLYNKCKDFRGIQIGGWNENGRRKLPLINWNFKKQKTNQAL, encoded by the coding sequence ATGAAAACACGAATTTTATTAGCAGCAGTTCTTTTATTCAGTAGCCTGATATATGCATCAGACAGTTTAAAAGCAGATTCTTTGAAACCGAGATTAATTGCAGCTTCACCTTCAAAGAATGTCAAGAACGTCAACGGAATTCTATTTAAATATTATGATGAAGAAGATCATTTTAAACCTAAAAAAGTAAATGGATTAGGGATGGGATTCAACGTTATGGGTATTTTCCTTCCTCCATTAATGCTTTTTACTTTACAGCCGGATCATTGGAATCTTAATAATGATTATGTAATTCTTCCCCGCGAAAAGATGAATACCATTAACGGACTTCAGCTTTCACTGATCAATATGGAACCCACGGTCACCAATGGTCTAGAGATCAATATATCGAGTAATGTGAATACCTATGCGGTAACCCACGGGATGTCTGTTTCTCCATTTTTTAATCTGCATCATGAGATGAAAGGGGTTTCTGTAGCACCATTAGCCAATATCGGGCAGAAATGCAGGGGAATACAGATCGGTCTGTATAATAAATGCAAGGATTTCAGAGGAATACAGATTGGTGGATGGAATGAAAACGGAAGGAGAAAACTCCCTCTCATCAACTGGAATTTCAAGAAACAAAAAACAAATCAGGCGTTATGA